In the Candidatus Bathyarchaeota archaeon genome, one interval contains:
- a CDS encoding metallophosphoesterase, producing the protein MYTKVCYLRILATTDFHGNAEAFRKTTLKAKLYHVDVVVVCGDITHFGSHPERF; encoded by the coding sequence ATGTATACCAAAGTGTGCTATTTGAGAATCCTAGCAACTACCGACTTTCACGGCAACGCCGAAGCTTTTCGAAAAACCACTTTAAAGGCGAAACTGTATCACGTAGATGTAGTTGTTGTGTGTGGTGATATAACGCATTTTGGCTCTCATCCAGAGAGATTTTAA
- a CDS encoding NDP-sugar synthase has product MSKIKEAIILCGGQTWMLKPEAQIPKPLLSLGDQTIIEKQVNWLAKHGFKKIVLAVSKDLLGYIVLKTGVYKKFKQTKTAKVTMSIEDSNLGTGGALKKACQQIQSETFYACNVDNLAFDFDPNKLLIESDNSIVVLLAKPTIPYGKVKIKNDYIKNFEEKPRLDFYVNAGHYAMKKSIILKHFPTTGDFEKMVLPKLATQNALKGFKYHGTWITIDTFDDYMNALNLFGA; this is encoded by the coding sequence ATGTCAAAGATAAAAGAAGCAATAATACTCTGTGGCGGACAAACTTGGATGCTGAAACCAGAAGCCCAAATACCTAAGCCACTACTAAGTCTCGGCGACCAGACAATCATCGAAAAGCAAGTTAACTGGCTCGCAAAACACGGATTTAAAAAAATAGTTCTTGCAGTAAGTAAAGACCTCCTCGGATACATCGTATTAAAAACTGGTGTCTATAAAAAATTCAAACAAACAAAAACTGCTAAGGTAACAATGTCAATCGAAGACAGCAACCTTGGCACAGGGGGCGCCTTGAAAAAAGCATGCCAACAAATCCAAAGCGAAACATTCTACGCATGTAACGTTGACAACCTTGCATTCGATTTTGATCCAAATAAGCTACTTATAGAATCCGACAATTCAATAGTTGTACTGCTAGCAAAACCTACAATACCCTATGGAAAAGTCAAAATCAAAAATGATTACATCAAAAATTTTGAAGAAAAACCCCGACTAGATTTCTACGTAAACGCTGGACACTATGCTATGAAAAAAAGCATCATACTAAAACACTTCCCTACTACAGGAGACTTCGAAAAAATGGTGCTGCCAAAACTAGCAACGCAAAACGCTCTAAAAGGCTTTAAATACCATGGCACATGGATAACCATCGACACATTCGATGATTACATGAATGCCCTCAACCTATTCGGGGCTTAA
- the fdhD gene encoding formate dehydrogenase accessory sulfurtransferase FdhD, with translation MSIITENVAVLKIDVANAQMKSKEDLVAREVPLHVFLGGIHFVSILCSPALLKELVVGHLLGEGLVSSVDEIVSVDFDGENRCEATLRKTDIEKHVVVSKPFAQLIVSACSGIGYRSLGELLDTIELKSLPFWQIEAKILSECVRLLNVLASTFRKTGGVHVAALFKRDGDLVALAEDVGRHNAVDKVIGVASLSQQDLSGCFLALSGRLTGDIVLKAARAGVSIVASLAGAVDSGVKVAEKTGVTLVGFVRGNGMNVYAHSERIKV, from the coding sequence ATGAGCATAATAACAGAAAATGTAGCAGTTTTAAAGATTGATGTTGCTAATGCTCAAATGAAAAGTAAAGAAGATCTTGTGGCTAGAGAAGTTCCGTTGCATGTTTTTCTAGGTGGAATTCACTTTGTTTCTATTCTTTGTTCGCCGGCTTTGTTGAAAGAACTAGTAGTGGGACACTTGTTGGGCGAGGGTTTAGTGAGTTCGGTAGATGAGATTGTTAGTGTAGATTTTGATGGTGAAAATCGTTGTGAAGCAACTTTACGAAAGACTGATATTGAGAAGCATGTTGTTGTTTCGAAGCCTTTTGCACAGTTGATTGTTTCTGCGTGTAGTGGTATAGGTTATAGATCGCTTGGGGAATTGCTTGACACCATTGAGTTGAAAAGTTTGCCTTTTTGGCAGATTGAGGCGAAGATTCTTTCAGAGTGTGTTAGACTGTTGAATGTGCTGGCTAGTACATTCAGGAAAACTGGAGGTGTGCACGTTGCTGCGTTGTTTAAGCGTGATGGGGATTTAGTTGCGTTGGCTGAGGATGTGGGAAGGCATAACGCGGTTGACAAGGTGATTGGTGTGGCATCTTTGAGCCAACAGGATTTAAGCGGGTGTTTTTTGGCTTTGAGTGGACGGTTAACTGGGGATATTGTTTTAAAGGCGGCGCGCGCGGGGGTTTCGATTGTGGCGTCTTTGGCTGGAGCAGTTGATTCGGGTGTAAAAGTTGCTGAGAAGACTGGGGTGACTTTGGTGGGGTTTGTGAGGGGAAATGGAATGAATGTTTATGCACATTCAGAGAGAATCAAGGTGTGA
- the metG gene encoding methionine--tRNA ligase subunit beta — protein MEVSFVEFQKLDMRVGQVLEASQVPGSRNLIRMIVDFGNEKRQAVAGLLQWYKPEELVGKKYAFILNLQRRKFMGIESQCMILAAENDKGNVICLQPEKDIEQGSKIS, from the coding sequence ATGGAAGTATCCTTTGTAGAATTTCAGAAACTTGATATGCGAGTCGGGCAGGTTTTGGAAGCCAGCCAAGTCCCGGGTTCGAGAAATCTCATAAGAATGATTGTGGATTTCGGAAACGAAAAAAGGCAAGCAGTTGCTGGCCTTCTGCAATGGTACAAACCTGAAGAGTTAGTGGGCAAAAAGTATGCCTTCATCCTAAATCTTCAACGAAGAAAGTTCATGGGCATAGAATCCCAATGTATGATTTTAGCCGCTGAAAATGATAAAGGGAATGTTATATGCTTGCAGCCTGAAAAGGATATCGAGCAAGGAAGCAAAATAAGCTAA
- a CDS encoding DUF1947 domain-containing protein: MQKIKRRFIKEKEAKKLLSELFKNTKINLQELPTLKPPIEIAKTNNEEIFFINKEPIFAKSNNKLFPTLASDKILKNLPKATVNMGAIPHICNGADIMAPGIVHYEGTFNKENIVIISDERHQKPIAIAIALYNTKEAKNLEHGKILKNIHYIGDKIWNTIKQLNQTK; this comes from the coding sequence ATGCAAAAAATAAAACGACGGTTCATAAAAGAAAAAGAAGCAAAAAAACTGCTCTCAGAACTCTTCAAAAACACGAAAATAAACCTTCAAGAGTTACCAACATTAAAGCCGCCCATCGAAATCGCTAAAACAAACAATGAAGAAATATTTTTCATTAACAAAGAACCAATCTTTGCAAAATCAAACAACAAGCTCTTCCCCACATTAGCATCAGACAAAATCCTAAAGAATCTGCCAAAAGCCACAGTCAACATGGGAGCAATCCCACACATTTGCAACGGAGCAGACATCATGGCTCCAGGCATCGTCCACTACGAAGGAACTTTCAACAAAGAAAACATCGTCATAATCTCCGACGAACGCCACCAAAAACCCATAGCCATCGCCATAGCACTTTACAATACCAAAGAAGCAAAAAACCTTGAACACGGAAAAATCCTGAAAAACATCCACTACATAGGAGACAAAATATGGAACACAATAAAACAACTAAACCAAACAAAATGA
- a CDS encoding C-GCAxxG-C-C family protein, whose amino-acid sequence MNKALHYFNVEHWNCAESVYLAIFRHYYGIDANPKTATAYGGGIARTGNICGAINVAVMGISQKYGRENPNQLFLNTKRPVFEFLSRIAGEFGSIHCIELSGCNLSELEGKRKFRDENVLKEKCTPIIRKVMETFFYIVEEWKTP is encoded by the coding sequence TTGAACAAGGCCTTGCACTATTTCAACGTAGAGCATTGGAATTGTGCAGAATCCGTTTACCTAGCAATTTTCAGACATTATTACGGAATAGACGCGAACCCTAAAACGGCAACAGCTTATGGAGGCGGAATTGCAAGAACTGGCAACATTTGTGGAGCAATAAACGTTGCTGTAATGGGAATAAGCCAAAAATACGGAAGAGAAAATCCAAACCAACTCTTCCTCAATACAAAACGTCCGGTGTTCGAATTCCTTAGTAGAATTGCTGGAGAATTTGGTTCTATCCATTGCATTGAACTTTCAGGCTGCAACCTATCTGAACTGGAAGGGAAAAGAAAATTCAGGGACGAAAACGTTCTAAAAGAGAAATGTACGCCTATTATAAGAAAAGTTATGGAAACATTTTTTTACATCGTTGAGGAATGGAAAACCCCCTAA
- a CDS encoding RimK family alpha-L-glutamate ligase, protein MIVGILGKDVEGWGTVQLRESLKRRDASFVFFSFPSLVAKVGYRCAVGVNDIDVARDLPALIIRHVGRGSLEEIIFRMDLLHSLERRGVLVVNPAGAIERCVDKYYALALLDESGLPVPRTVVTESVEEALVGFHELGGDVVLKPLFGSQGVGSTRIFDADVAARIFSSIRFYHGVLYLQEFVPHGDSDIRAFVVGDRVVAAMRRVGDSWKTNVSQGARPVAIQISEELEALAVKAAKVVDCRVAGVDILESKDGPLIIEVNSQPGWRGLQSVTQVDIADCIVDYVLSEVKRR, encoded by the coding sequence TTGATTGTTGGCATTCTTGGAAAGGATGTTGAGGGATGGGGAACTGTGCAGTTAAGAGAGTCTCTGAAGAGAAGGGATGCGTCTTTTGTGTTTTTCAGTTTTCCCAGTCTTGTAGCGAAAGTTGGTTATCGGTGTGCTGTAGGAGTAAATGATATTGATGTCGCTAGGGATTTGCCGGCATTGATTATTCGGCATGTTGGTCGTGGTTCGCTTGAGGAGATTATTTTTCGGATGGACTTGTTGCACAGTCTTGAGCGTCGGGGTGTCTTGGTTGTTAATCCTGCTGGAGCGATTGAGCGGTGTGTGGATAAGTATTATGCGTTGGCGCTTTTGGATGAGAGTGGGTTGCCAGTGCCGCGGACTGTAGTGACTGAAAGTGTAGAGGAGGCTTTAGTAGGTTTTCATGAACTGGGAGGTGATGTAGTTTTGAAGCCTCTTTTCGGATCGCAGGGAGTTGGTTCGACACGGATTTTCGACGCAGATGTTGCTGCGCGAATTTTCAGTTCCATAAGGTTTTATCATGGGGTCCTTTATCTTCAAGAGTTTGTGCCTCATGGAGATTCTGATATTCGTGCTTTTGTGGTGGGTGATCGTGTTGTTGCTGCCATGCGGAGAGTTGGGGATTCGTGGAAGACTAATGTGAGTCAGGGTGCTCGACCTGTAGCGATTCAGATTAGCGAAGAATTGGAGGCTTTGGCGGTTAAAGCAGCGAAGGTTGTTGATTGTAGAGTTGCGGGTGTGGACATTCTGGAAAGCAAGGATGGACCATTGATTATTGAGGTTAATAGTCAGCCGGGGTGGCGTGGGTTGCAGTCTGTTACGCAAGTAGATATTGCAGATTGTATTGTTGATTATGTGTTGTCCGAGGTAAAAAGAAGATGA